The Candidatus Paceibacterota bacterium genome includes a window with the following:
- a CDS encoding SUMF1/EgtB/PvdO family nonheme iron enzyme, which translates to MKNHGSLIIVALLLLTSALAVAQLPVVSAFSHNGQLMAAGLQPGSVAQVEWAPTPSGPWASSWDALTTLPVDSNGCICVSVPMFYRVRGTTLQNLPNILGVPAGLFQMGDTLGEGYSNEFPVHTVSLSGFLMDKYEVTKALWDAVCQWAAAHGYTFDNVGSGKATNHPVHTINWYDAVKWCNARSEMDGLTPAYYVDCTLATIYRTGRIDLRISSVNWSVNGYRLPTEAEWEYAARGGQPGSRFPWGDLVAHAQANYYSTNMCQYDNPCSYDTSPTRGYHPTYASGAPPYTSPVGSFVPNGYGLFDMSGNVAEWCWDEYGYGYSACPVSNPRGSEGGYYRMGRGGDWGSDANLLRCAKRDVGTPSGASNRCGFRCVRRL; encoded by the coding sequence ATGAAGAACCATGGATCCCTTATCATTGTTGCGCTCCTCCTGTTAACTTCGGCATTGGCTGTCGCCCAATTGCCAGTAGTCAGCGCTTTCAGCCATAATGGTCAACTGATGGCAGCAGGCCTGCAGCCCGGAAGCGTGGCTCAAGTCGAATGGGCACCCACGCCAAGCGGCCCTTGGGCCAGCTCATGGGACGCCCTGACTACTCTGCCTGTGGATTCGAACGGGTGCATTTGCGTCAGCGTGCCGATGTTCTATCGCGTACGCGGCACGACGCTTCAGAACCTGCCAAACATCCTGGGAGTTCCCGCTGGTTTATTCCAGATGGGTGACACCCTGGGCGAGGGTTATTCGAACGAGTTCCCGGTTCATACGGTGTCCTTGAGCGGATTTCTCATGGACAAGTATGAGGTTACGAAGGCCCTTTGGGATGCTGTCTGCCAATGGGCAGCCGCCCACGGCTACACTTTTGACAACGTTGGCTCGGGCAAGGCGACCAATCACCCGGTACACACCATCAATTGGTATGACGCCGTGAAGTGGTGCAACGCCCGTTCTGAGATGGATGGCCTCACCCCTGCCTATTATGTGGACTGCACACTCGCGACGATTTACAGGACCGGTAGAATCGACCTGAGGATATCAAGCGTTAATTGGAGCGTGAATGGCTATCGTCTTCCCACCGAGGCGGAGTGGGAATATGCCGCACGTGGCGGGCAGCCGGGCAGCCGCTTTCCATGGGGAGACTTGGTTGCTCATGCCCAAGCCAACTATTACAGCACGAATATGTGCCAATACGACAATCCTTGCTCGTACGACACCAGCCCGACGCGAGGATACCACCCCACTTACGCCAGCGGAGCCCCGCCCTACACCAGTCCAGTGGGATCTTTCGTGCCGAACGGCTACGGTCTTTTTGATATGAGCGGCAATGTCGCCGAGTGGTGTTGGGATGAGTATGGTTATGGATATTCGGCCTGTCCTGTCTCCAACCCTCGCGGCAGTGAGGGAGGGTACTATCGGATGGGGCGTGGAGGCGACTGGGGCAGTGATGCCAATCTCCTCCGCTGTGCAAAACGGGACGTGGGCACCCCCAGTGGCGCCAGTAACCGTTGCGGTTTCCGCTGCGTGCGGCGCCTTTGA
- a CDS encoding excinuclease ABC subunit UvrA, with the protein MRDAIEIENARMHNLKGINLSIPRDCLVVFTGVSGSGKSSLVFDTLHTEAQRQLIETFSSFARRRLPKLSRPDVDAIRNLSTSIVIDQHRLGRTLRSTVGTATEVYTYLRLLYSRCGDTPGLASFHFGFNHPEGMCPACQGLGKRITVDAERMLDKTKSLRDGAIIHPDYRVGGWNWRELVGIDLFDVSRPLQDFAPAELEKLLFAEGIPIVKKHGAGTYAKTWVGIARRLERLHLNNAEDELSESRRDAYRKYLSYRECATCGGLRLNPARLAVRLAGKGIGEVVQMELIELDAWLGTINGPVAQPLVRKMRSILSHLIGIGVGYLSLNRAVSTLSGGESQRLKMARQLGCDLVGLMYVLDEPSIGLHPRDIDQLIALLGQLRDQGNSVLVVEHDPAIIAAGDYVVEIGPGPGRHGGEVCFAGERAAFRQSDCRTATLMRRDQTPITAPRRRWSQSWPIRSAGINNLRNVDVDIPRQVLVCVTGVAGSGKSSLVHGVFVPMIPSAVVVDQNLIGRNNRSNPATFLGVFDDVRQIFARATGRPASWFSYNSDGACPACKGQGSITVEMHFLDDVRTPCHACNGQRYTDEVLALRWEGRNIHQVLGLTAQEAAAAFTQSRLKRALGLLCDVGLDYLTLGQPLTTLSGGECQRLKLAAELGKAGQTYILDEPTTGLHLADISRLMGILNRLVDDGNSVIVIEHNLNVIAQADWVIDLGPEGGSRGGRVLAVGTPEQIAECPESHTGRYLKARVSPSDAGEKPTSAIA; encoded by the coding sequence ATGCGCGACGCCATCGAGATCGAAAACGCCCGGATGCACAATCTCAAGGGGATCAACCTGAGCATCCCGCGCGACTGCCTGGTGGTGTTCACCGGCGTCTCCGGCTCCGGCAAATCCTCGCTCGTGTTCGACACGCTGCATACCGAAGCGCAACGGCAGTTGATCGAGACGTTCAGCTCCTTCGCCCGGCGGCGGCTGCCCAAGCTGTCGCGGCCCGACGTGGACGCCATTCGCAACCTCTCCACCTCGATCGTGATTGACCAGCATCGCCTGGGCCGCACCCTGCGGTCCACGGTCGGCACGGCCACGGAGGTTTACACCTACCTGCGGCTGCTGTATTCGCGTTGCGGCGACACACCGGGGCTGGCGTCCTTTCACTTCGGCTTCAACCATCCCGAAGGCATGTGTCCGGCCTGCCAGGGGCTGGGCAAACGAATCACGGTGGATGCCGAGCGGATGCTCGACAAGACCAAGTCCCTCCGCGATGGCGCCATCATCCACCCGGACTACCGCGTCGGCGGCTGGAATTGGCGGGAACTGGTCGGCATTGACCTGTTTGACGTCTCCCGGCCGCTGCAGGACTTCGCGCCGGCGGAACTGGAGAAGCTCCTGTTCGCTGAGGGCATCCCGATCGTCAAGAAGCACGGGGCCGGGACTTACGCCAAGACGTGGGTCGGGATCGCCCGCCGGCTCGAGCGGCTCCACCTCAACAATGCCGAGGACGAACTGTCGGAAAGCCGGCGCGATGCCTACCGCAAGTATCTCTCCTACAGAGAGTGCGCCACCTGCGGCGGCCTGCGGCTGAACCCCGCACGGTTGGCGGTGCGGCTGGCGGGGAAGGGCATCGGGGAAGTCGTCCAAATGGAGCTGATCGAACTCGACGCCTGGCTCGGAACCATCAACGGCCCGGTCGCCCAGCCGCTGGTCCGCAAGATGCGCAGCATCCTGTCGCACCTGATCGGCATCGGCGTTGGCTACCTGTCGCTCAACCGCGCGGTCTCGACCTTGTCTGGCGGCGAAAGCCAGCGCCTCAAGATGGCCCGCCAGCTCGGCTGCGACCTGGTTGGCCTCATGTATGTGCTCGACGAGCCTTCTATCGGCCTGCACCCCCGCGATATTGACCAGCTGATCGCACTGCTCGGGCAGCTCCGCGACCAGGGCAACTCGGTGCTGGTGGTCGAGCATGACCCGGCCATCATCGCCGCCGGAGATTACGTCGTTGAAATCGGGCCGGGGCCGGGCCGCCACGGCGGCGAGGTCTGTTTTGCGGGTGAGCGCGCCGCCTTCCGGCAATCCGACTGCCGCACCGCCACGCTGATGCGCCGGGACCAGACCCCCATCACGGCGCCCCGGCGGCGCTGGAGCCAGAGCTGGCCCATTCGCAGCGCAGGGATCAACAACCTGAGAAACGTGGACGTGGACATACCGCGGCAGGTGTTGGTCTGCGTCACCGGCGTGGCCGGCAGCGGCAAGAGCAGCCTGGTGCACGGGGTGTTCGTGCCGATGATCCCGAGCGCCGTGGTGGTGGACCAGAACCTCATCGGGCGGAACAACCGGTCCAATCCCGCCACCTTCCTGGGCGTGTTCGACGACGTGCGGCAAATCTTCGCGCGCGCCACCGGCAGACCGGCTTCCTGGTTCAGCTACAATTCCGATGGCGCCTGCCCGGCCTGCAAAGGGCAGGGAAGCATCACGGTCGAGATGCACTTCCTGGACGACGTCCGCACCCCGTGCCACGCCTGCAACGGCCAGCGCTACACGGATGAGGTGCTGGCGCTGCGTTGGGAGGGCCGCAATATTCACCAGGTGCTGGGCCTGACGGCGCAGGAAGCCGCGGCAGCCTTCACCCAATCGCGCCTGAAGCGGGCGCTCGGGCTGCTCTGCGACGTAGGGCTGGATTACCTGACTTTGGGCCAGCCCCTCACGACGCTTTCCGGGGGCGAATGCCAGCGGCTGAAGCTGGCGGCTGAGTTGGGAAAAGCCGGCCAAACCTACATTCTTGACGAGCCGACCACGGGGCTGCACCTGGCGGACATCAGCCGGCTGATGGGCATACTCAACCGGCTGGTGGACGATGGCAACTCTGTGATCGTCATTGAACACAACCTCAATGTGATTGCGCAAGCCGACTGGGTGATTGATCTCGGGCCCGAAGGCGGCAGCCGCGGCGGCCGCGTCCTGGCCGTCGGCACGCCCGAACAGATCGCCGAGTGCCCGGAAAGCCACACGGGCCGATACCTCAAAGCACGTGTTTCACCCTCCGATGCTGGCGAGAAACCGACATCGGCCATAGCCTGA
- the coaE gene encoding dephospho-CoA kinase (Dephospho-CoA kinase (CoaE) performs the final step in coenzyme A biosynthesis.) yields the protein MKVLGLTGGIGMGKSAAAQLLRARGFPVVDTDDLARQVVEPGQPALAEVRDAFGAEIIAPDGRLRRKELAQRVFADAAARTRLESILHPRIRLLWREQIAAWRAEGHRLAVVVIPLLFETQAETELDATICVACSAATQRDRLLARGWPAKQIEQRIRAQWPVEQKMARADYVVWTEAGLDVHAAQLERILRGLS from the coding sequence ATGAAGGTTCTCGGTCTCACCGGTGGCATCGGCATGGGCAAATCCGCCGCCGCGCAGCTCCTCCGGGCGCGCGGTTTCCCCGTGGTGGACACCGACGATCTGGCGCGGCAGGTGGTTGAGCCGGGCCAGCCGGCACTCGCTGAAGTTCGGGACGCATTCGGCGCCGAAATCATCGCGCCGGACGGGCGGCTGCGGCGAAAGGAACTGGCCCAGCGCGTCTTTGCCGATGCGGCCGCCCGGACGCGGCTGGAGAGTATCCTGCATCCTCGCATCCGTTTGCTCTGGCGCGAGCAGATTGCAGCCTGGCGGGCGGAGGGGCATCGGTTGGCGGTCGTGGTGATTCCGCTCCTGTTTGAAACGCAGGCCGAGACTGAGCTGGACGCAACCATCTGTGTTGCCTGCTCCGCCGCCACACAACGTGACCGTCTGCTGGCACGGGGCTGGCCGGCCAAACAGATCGAGCAGCGCATTCGGGCGCAATGGCCCGTCGAGCAGAAGATGGCCCGCGCCGATTATGTGGTGTGGACGGAGGCCGGGTTGGATGTGCATGCCGCGCAACTGGAGCGGATCCTGCGCGGGCTCTCCTGA
- a CDS encoding cystathionine gamma-synthase family protein: MPSQTQARPGTLSVWAGEDKNSWWGATQVPVVHSVAFGYPDVDDWQAAARGRKPGHIYSRNTNPTVLAFENKVRLLEGAEAATSFATGMSAISNSLFTLLSPGDRLVSVKDSYGGTNRLFLDFLPRFQIKVQLCDTTDHEAIEAEIAKGCRVLYLETPTNPTLKVMDIARLAKAAHKAGAAVVADNTFATPINQTPLPLGVDLVLHSATKFLGGHADALGGVVCGAKSLIAQVHHHREITGAALDPMAAYLLLRGMKTLHLRIRQQNESALQIARFLEAQPQVSSVFYPGLPSHPQHEVARRQMRGFGGVLSFMLKGGFDAVRAFLPRLRYAHLAANLGAVETIAGPPATTSHVECTPEERKAMGIPEGLIRYSVGIEDTEDLLADLQQALG, translated from the coding sequence ATGCCAAGCCAAACTCAAGCTCGTCCGGGCACGCTTTCGGTCTGGGCGGGGGAAGATAAGAATTCGTGGTGGGGAGCAACGCAGGTGCCGGTCGTTCACAGCGTAGCCTTCGGCTACCCGGACGTGGACGATTGGCAGGCCGCCGCGCGGGGGCGCAAGCCCGGGCACATCTACAGCCGGAACACGAATCCGACCGTGCTCGCGTTCGAGAACAAGGTGCGGTTGCTGGAAGGCGCCGAGGCCGCCACCAGCTTTGCCACCGGCATGTCGGCCATCAGCAACAGCCTGTTCACTCTGCTTTCGCCGGGCGACCGGCTGGTTTCGGTGAAGGACAGCTATGGAGGCACCAACCGGTTGTTCCTCGATTTCCTGCCGCGCTTCCAGATCAAAGTCCAGTTGTGCGATACCACCGACCATGAGGCGATCGAGGCGGAGATTGCCAAGGGGTGCCGGGTGCTTTACCTGGAAACGCCGACCAATCCCACGCTCAAGGTGATGGATATCGCGCGCCTCGCCAAAGCGGCGCACAAGGCCGGGGCTGCCGTGGTGGCCGATAACACGTTCGCCACGCCCATCAACCAGACGCCGCTGCCGCTGGGCGTGGACCTGGTGTTGCACAGCGCGACCAAGTTCCTGGGCGGCCATGCCGATGCGCTGGGCGGCGTGGTGTGCGGGGCGAAGTCCCTGATTGCGCAGGTGCATCATCACCGCGAGATCACCGGCGCGGCGCTCGATCCGATGGCGGCCTACCTGCTGTTGCGCGGGATGAAGACGCTCCACTTGCGCATCCGGCAGCAGAATGAAAGCGCGCTGCAGATTGCCCGGTTCCTGGAGGCGCAGCCTCAGGTCAGCAGTGTTTTTTATCCCGGCTTGCCTTCCCATCCGCAACACGAGGTGGCGCGGCGGCAGATGCGGGGCTTCGGGGGCGTGCTGAGCTTCATGCTCAAGGGCGGCTTCGACGCGGTGCGCGCGTTTCTGCCGCGCTTGCGCTATGCCCACCTGGCCGCCAACCTGGGGGCCGTCGAAACCATCGCCGGCCCGCCGGCGACCACCAGCCATGTCGAATGCACCCCCGAGGAGCGCAAGGCAATGGGTATCCCTGAGGGCCTCATTCGGTACTCGGTCGGGATCGAGGACACGGAAGACCTGCTCGCAGATCTGCAGCAGGCCCTTGGTTGA
- a CDS encoding serine/threonine-protein kinase, producing MSGSEQPSLAGRQRDSAESPPPIPGHFPLRPIARGSYGEIWLARTDLGAFRAVKIIRRANFTDSRPYDREFAGIQSYEPISREHAGLVDVLQVGRQEAAGFFHYVMELADDAAGDAGNPKPEARNAEAERAVAGPDNRQYAIGNWQSYVPLTLAQVIRQRERLPAREVIEIGIELAGALDFLHSRRLVHRDVKPSNIIFAGGQPKLADVGLIADLGNPQSFVGTEGYIPPEGPGTMQADIYSLGKVLYEAATGKDRQQFPDLPTRLGEGNDDPALPELNEVLLKACESNPRARYSSAAQMVADLQRLRDGESLRARRARRQRRRTFAIGTVLLTGLGLAAVGLVALIEYYRSQPRLWFRDDFGASQLDTNLWACGHKEDGKAGVGHPAFRIKQSGGELMVSAMADHEGGWTVEETAWVELKHDLRQKAPCRIEIELTGTVSGGRLAVGAFAGAVPSSERGLPDVAFAVVDALGPRETNTWPARRLRIDLLAKGQAAVIYPDADNLEVFEVADLGALPRWRLRILAHARTARGLNGATADLRIRQVVAYTNTRDNVLAGRVVEEPSEWPIADAVIKDARGQMLAKVRDNGAFVVPLALAAGHLTAEKPGYVSSSFHSSGGTPSRAFMTVALKKGNPELGDVVDVIKYGPLDVQSIGFRSNTLTALVLESDTNWWLVPVDVEARRVPTPGIGALKLEFPEWMLLSDFAECGNRMIAIKRWQGGIVDLDVKPPKLLLELRSPSDTNSLLSFPCGAAFDGRSLWFAENDGTNERFHVHELDLARLVIARSLRTVDRGISGIAWDGTNFWISSARQGLYQIDPSAALGLGTLEMGVGRRFPGLYHRLAYGQGYLWGLDPAKRRICRIQITD from the coding sequence ATGTCAGGCAGCGAGCAACCATCCCTCGCGGGGCGGCAGAGGGATTCCGCCGAGAGCCCGCCTCCCATCCCCGGCCACTTTCCGCTGCGCCCGATCGCGCGCGGCAGCTACGGCGAGATCTGGCTGGCTCGCACTGACTTGGGTGCGTTCCGGGCCGTGAAGATCATCCGTCGGGCCAACTTCACCGACTCCCGGCCCTATGACCGCGAGTTCGCCGGCATCCAGAGCTACGAACCCATCTCCCGCGAGCACGCGGGCCTGGTAGATGTGCTCCAGGTCGGGCGCCAGGAAGCTGCCGGCTTCTTCCACTATGTAATGGAGCTGGCGGACGATGCGGCCGGCGACGCCGGAAATCCGAAGCCCGAGGCCCGAAATGCGGAGGCGGAACGTGCTGTTGCCGGGCCCGACAACCGGCAATATGCGATTGGCAATTGGCAATCGTACGTGCCCCTCACGCTCGCACAGGTAATCCGGCAGCGGGAGCGCCTGCCCGCCCGGGAGGTCATCGAGATTGGAATCGAACTGGCCGGGGCGTTGGACTTCCTGCACTCGCGTCGGCTGGTCCATCGCGACGTTAAACCCTCCAACATCATCTTCGCAGGTGGCCAACCCAAACTGGCGGATGTGGGGTTAATCGCCGACCTCGGCAACCCGCAGTCTTTCGTGGGCACCGAGGGCTACATCCCGCCCGAAGGCCCCGGCACGATGCAGGCGGACATTTACAGCCTGGGCAAGGTTCTCTACGAAGCCGCCACCGGCAAAGACCGGCAGCAGTTCCCCGACCTGCCCACGCGGCTGGGCGAAGGCAACGACGACCCCGCGCTGCCGGAACTGAACGAAGTACTCCTCAAAGCGTGCGAGAGCAACCCGCGCGCCCGTTATTCGTCCGCTGCCCAGATGGTAGCGGACCTCCAGCGGCTCAGAGATGGGGAATCGCTTCGCGCCCGGCGGGCGCGGCGCCAGCGCCGCCGCACGTTCGCGATTGGGACTGTCCTCCTTACAGGACTTGGTTTGGCTGCCGTGGGACTCGTTGCCCTGATTGAATACTATCGCTCGCAGCCGCGCCTTTGGTTCCGCGACGACTTTGGCGCGTCGCAGCTCGACACCAATTTGTGGGCCTGCGGGCATAAGGAGGATGGCAAGGCGGGCGTGGGGCACCCAGCATTTCGGATCAAGCAGTCAGGCGGGGAACTCATGGTAAGCGCGATGGCGGACCACGAAGGCGGCTGGACCGTCGAAGAAACCGCGTGGGTTGAGCTGAAGCACGACTTGCGGCAGAAAGCTCCGTGCCGGATCGAGATCGAATTGACCGGCACCGTGTCCGGGGGGCGGCTGGCTGTCGGTGCTTTCGCTGGGGCAGTCCCGTCCAGCGAACGCGGTCTGCCCGATGTTGCATTTGCAGTAGTGGACGCCTTGGGTCCGCGCGAAACGAACACATGGCCGGCCAGGCGGTTGCGAATTGACCTCTTGGCGAAGGGCCAGGCTGCAGTTATCTATCCTGACGCGGACAACCTCGAAGTATTCGAGGTCGCTGACCTGGGGGCCTTGCCTCGCTGGCGACTGCGCATTCTGGCCCATGCCCGGACGGCCCGCGGTTTGAATGGCGCAACTGCGGACCTCAGGATAAGGCAGGTTGTCGCCTACACGAATACCAGGGACAACGTTCTGGCCGGCCGCGTCGTGGAAGAACCGAGCGAATGGCCGATAGCAGATGCCGTGATCAAAGACGCGCGCGGACAGATGCTCGCGAAGGTGCGCGACAATGGCGCTTTTGTTGTGCCTCTTGCTTTGGCTGCGGGGCACCTTACGGCCGAAAAGCCGGGTTATGTCTCGTCCAGTTTCCACTCGTCGGGCGGCACGCCGTCGCGCGCGTTCATGACGGTTGCCCTGAAGAAGGGGAATCCTGAACTGGGTGACGTGGTTGACGTGATCAAGTACGGACCCCTCGACGTGCAAAGTATTGGCTTCCGCAGCAACACGCTCACGGCCCTCGTTCTGGAATCCGACACCAACTGGTGGCTGGTGCCAGTTGACGTGGAGGCCAGACGTGTCCCAACTCCCGGGATCGGCGCCCTGAAACTGGAATTCCCGGAATGGATGCTTCTTTCAGATTTCGCGGAATGTGGGAACCGCATGATCGCAATTAAACGTTGGCAGGGCGGAATTGTGGACTTGGACGTAAAGCCACCGAAGTTGCTGCTGGAACTGAGGTCTCCGAGCGACACAAATAGCCTGCTTAGTTTCCCCTGCGGGGCAGCGTTCGACGGCAGGAGTCTTTGGTTCGCTGAGAATGACGGGACCAACGAGCGGTTTCACGTCCATGAACTCGACCTCGCCCGCTTGGTGATCGCGCGTTCGTTGCGGACTGTGGACCGCGGGATCTCCGGAATTGCCTGGGATGGGACGAACTTCTGGATCTCCAGCGCGCGGCAGGGGCTTTATCAGATTGATCCCTCGGCGGCCCTCGGCCTTGGCACGCTTGAGATGGGTGTCGGGCGCCGGTTTCCTGGACTGTACCACCGCCTGGCGTACGGCCAAGGCTACCTTTGGGGTCTTGACCCAGCGAAGCGGCGCATTTGCAGGATCCAGATCACGGACTGA
- a CDS encoding arylsulfatase yields the protein MNLKHAALIGFASLILALGTDGAAVGQRPNIAVILVDDMGFSDLGCYGSEIPTPNLDKLAARGLRFTQFYNTGRCCPTRASLLTGLYPHQAGVGHMVTDRQQPGYQGNLNDRCVTLAEVLSSAGYRTVMAGKWHVTRYTEPADETEKANWPRQRGFDHYFGVIKGTANYFRPDSLARENEHIQPPAEGFYTTDAFVDNALKFIEEGEQTRPFFLYLAFNAPHFPLMAPAEEIAKFRGKYKIGWDKLREQRRARQIELGIVDKAWPLSPRAPEVKAWDTLTPQEQDRFDHIMAIYAAVVAHMDTAVGRFVDTLRRRGALDNTLILFLSDNGGNAEAGPEGRYVGQPPGSADSNVFCGQSWATLENTPFRRYKHYNHEGGISTPLIAHWPARISIGGGLRPQPGHLIDIMATCVEVAGAAYPKEYKGKVIQPMEGRSLVPAFDNQPIKRDALYWEHEGNAAVRVGDWKLVRQGRKGPWELYDLKADRTEQRDLAAAQPERARELAAKWDAWAERAQVKPYPTGDPADTGARKKKGKKKQAGAG from the coding sequence ATGAACTTGAAGCATGCAGCCCTCATCGGTTTCGCCTCCCTTATCCTCGCGCTCGGGACGGACGGGGCCGCCGTCGGTCAGCGCCCGAACATCGCGGTCATCCTGGTGGATGACATGGGCTTTTCGGACCTCGGCTGTTACGGCAGCGAGATTCCGACGCCGAACCTGGACAAGCTGGCCGCCCGCGGCCTGCGCTTCACCCAATTCTACAACACGGGCCGGTGCTGTCCCACCCGGGCCTCGCTGCTGACCGGGCTTTACCCGCACCAGGCCGGCGTCGGCCACATGGTCACAGACCGCCAGCAGCCGGGCTACCAGGGCAACCTCAACGATCGCTGCGTCACCCTGGCCGAGGTCCTGAGCAGCGCAGGCTATCGCACCGTCATGGCGGGCAAGTGGCACGTGACGAGATACACGGAGCCGGCAGACGAAACGGAGAAGGCGAACTGGCCGCGGCAGCGGGGGTTCGACCATTACTTCGGGGTCATCAAAGGCACGGCTAATTATTTCCGTCCCGATTCATTGGCGCGGGAGAATGAACACATTCAACCCCCGGCGGAGGGCTTCTACACCACCGATGCTTTTGTGGACAACGCCTTGAAGTTCATTGAGGAGGGGGAACAGACCAGGCCGTTCTTTCTTTACCTGGCTTTCAACGCGCCGCATTTCCCGCTGATGGCGCCGGCGGAGGAGATCGCGAAGTTTCGCGGCAAGTACAAGATCGGCTGGGACAAACTGCGCGAGCAGCGGCGCGCCCGTCAGATCGAGCTGGGCATCGTGGACAAAGCGTGGCCGCTTTCGCCGCGCGCCCCGGAGGTCAAGGCCTGGGACACCCTCACGCCGCAGGAGCAGGACCGCTTCGACCATATCATGGCGATCTATGCGGCGGTGGTGGCGCACATGGACACGGCGGTGGGCCGGTTCGTGGACACGCTGCGCCGGCGCGGCGCGCTCGACAACACGCTGATCCTCTTCCTCTCGGACAACGGCGGCAATGCCGAGGCCGGTCCCGAGGGGCGCTACGTCGGGCAGCCGCCCGGCTCGGCGGATTCGAACGTCTTCTGCGGCCAGTCGTGGGCGACGCTGGAGAACACCCCCTTCCGCCGTTACAAGCATTACAACCACGAGGGCGGGATCTCAACGCCGCTCATCGCGCATTGGCCGGCGCGGATCTCGATTGGCGGCGGGCTGCGACCCCAGCCGGGGCACCTGATTGATATCATGGCCACCTGTGTTGAGGTGGCCGGCGCGGCGTATCCGAAGGAGTACAAGGGCAAGGTCATCCAGCCGATGGAAGGCCGCAGCCTGGTGCCGGCGTTCGACAACCAGCCCATTAAGCGCGACGCGCTGTACTGGGAGCACGAGGGCAACGCCGCCGTTCGCGTCGGCGACTGGAAGCTTGTGCGCCAGGGCCGGAAAGGCCCGTGGGAGCTTTACGATCTCAAGGCCGACCGCACCGAGCAGCGGGATCTGGCCGCGGCGCAGCCCGAGCGCGCGCGCGAGTTGGCCGCCAAGTGGGATGCGTGGGCCGAACGCGCCCAGGTGAAGCCCTATCCGACCGGGGACCCCGCCGACACCGGCGCGCGCAAGAAAAAGGGCAAGAAGAAGCAGGCCGGGGCGGGTTGA
- a CDS encoding PadR family transcriptional regulator, whose amino-acid sequence MKTTKKLSNAETALLGLLCEEPRHPWQIQKVVEHRDMRHWTDLAQATIYSQLRSLKRAGLVECRPQVDRGRLRKVYSVTRAGREALRAKVRELLTEPEPMKWRVDLGTYNLDLLPRREALACLRAYRSKLAQNIACYEKLADYMRGSGCPKSRLEVARRPNYLFRGEVRWVDALLAQLQRS is encoded by the coding sequence ATGAAGACGACAAAGAAGCTCTCCAACGCCGAGACCGCCCTCCTGGGCCTCCTCTGCGAAGAGCCCCGGCATCCCTGGCAGATTCAGAAAGTGGTCGAGCATCGGGACATGCGCCACTGGACCGATCTGGCGCAGGCGACCATTTACAGCCAGTTGCGCTCGCTGAAGCGGGCCGGGCTGGTCGAGTGCCGGCCGCAGGTTGACCGGGGCCGTTTGCGCAAGGTCTATTCCGTGACCCGCGCGGGGCGGGAGGCGCTGCGAGCGAAGGTGCGGGAACTGCTGACGGAGCCGGAACCGATGAAGTGGCGCGTGGACCTGGGCACCTACAACCTGGACCTGCTGCCGCGCCGGGAAGCGCTGGCTTGCTTGCGGGCCTACCGGTCGAAGCTGGCGCAAAACATCGCCTGCTACGAGAAACTGGCCGACTACATGCGCGGTTCCGGGTGCCCGAAGTCCCGCCTCGAAGTCGCGCGGCGCCCAAACTACCTGTTCCGGGGCGAAGTCCGCTGGGTGGACGCCCTCCTCGCCCAACTGCAAAGGAGCTAA